One Stigmatella aurantiaca genomic window, GCCAGAGGCGGGGAAGGGCCCCGCTTCCGTGGGAATAAGGTCTTTTTCCGCATGTCGGATGGATGGCAGTCCCCATTCCGGGGACAGCCCTCAAGCAGGCGGAGGACGGGGCTGGGTTGCTTTTGTCCCCGCAGACCGTTTCTGATCTGTGACGGAGCACCGTCCTACCCACGGAGGCAGCTACGCATGCAGATGAACATCACCTTCCGTCAGTTCGGCACGTCGGATTCCCTCAAGGAGTACGCGCGCGAAAAGGTTGACCGGGTCAACCGCTTGCTGGACCGAGCGGGGGAAGCGCACGTGGTGCTCTCGCTGGAACGCCACCTGCACCACGCGGACATCACCATCCACTCGGGCTCGTGGGTGCTGCGGGGGCGTGAGAAGAGCGAGGACATGTATGCGTCCATCGACCTGGCGATGGACAAGATCGAACGGCAGCTGCGCCGCTACAAGGACAAGCTGAAGACGCACCACGGCAAGGAGCGCGTGCACCACCGGCAGGGCCTGGTGGACCAGCTGGCGCGCGGCGTGCGCCACGCCGTCTTCGACATGCCCGAGGATCAGGACGCGGCCCCCGCGGCCCCCGTGGAGGCGAAGGCCCCGGCCGCCCCGGCGCCCTCCGCGGAGGCCTCCCAGGACGAGAGCACCCACCGCGTGCTTCGCACCACGCACCTGACCGTCAAGCCGATGCGGGTGGACGAGGCGGTGATGCAGATGAACCTGATGAACAACGACTTCTACGTGTTCCACAACGTGGAGACGGATTCGATGTGCGTCCTCTACCGCCGCAAGGATGGGCAGTACGGCCTCATCGAGCCGCATGAGCCGGCCCCCGCGGCCGCGGCGGCCTCGGGCCGCTAGCCGCTCCCGCGTGCGTGCGCTCCGCCGTCCTTCGTGAGGAGGCGGGGCGCGCCGCGGACCTTCTCCTTCAGTGCGCCGCCTCCTGGGCAACGGACGGGGGGCGGGGCGCGGGCGGGGGCGTGGCCGAGGCCTGCTTGTGCCCCGTGAGCTCCAGCCCATGGCCGAAGTGGAGCTCTCTCAAGTTGACGGGCAGCCGCCCCGGCGTGCCGATGTCCCCGACGAGGGCCGCGGCGGCGGCATCCGTGGCGGCCGGCTGGTACGAGTAGATGGCGAGCACCGCGCGCGCCTCCTCCACCTGCTCCGCCAGGTAGGGCAGCCCCATGGACACCACGGCCACGGGCCGGCCGGTGGCGGCCGCCGCGGTGACGAGCTCCTGCTGCCGGGCATTGATGAGGCCCACCACCACCACGTCCGCCGCGAGCGCGGCCTTGCGGGCCTGCCGGCGCAGCGCGGCCCGGCGGGAGGCGG contains:
- the hpf gene encoding ribosome hibernation-promoting factor, HPF/YfiA family, which codes for MQMNITFRQFGTSDSLKEYAREKVDRVNRLLDRAGEAHVVLSLERHLHHADITIHSGSWVLRGREKSEDMYASIDLAMDKIERQLRRYKDKLKTHHGKERVHHRQGLVDQLARGVRHAVFDMPEDQDAAPAAPVEAKAPAAPAPSAEASQDESTHRVLRTTHLTVKPMRVDEAVMQMNLMNNDFYVFHNVETDSMCVLYRRKDGQYGLIEPHEPAPAAAAASGR